A portion of the Ferrimonas lipolytica genome contains these proteins:
- the tsf gene encoding translation elongation factor Ts — MAVTAALVKELRERTGAGMMDCKKALVATDGDIEQAIEDMRKSGLAKAAKKAGRVAAEGTIVIKQDSGTAVMLEVNCETDFVAMDASFNAMANGIADIALANKITDIEVLKAAPMNDSDVETVRAQLVAKIGENMTVRRVQIVEGDNLGAYIHGRKIGVVTVLNGGDAELAKDLAMHVAAASPQFVKPEDVSEEVVAKEREIQVEIAMNSGKPKEIAEKMVEGRMRKFTGEVSLTGQPFVKDPSKTVGQLLKEKGADVVTFVRLEVGEGIEKNEVDFASEVAAQLAAAKQ; from the coding sequence ATGGCAGTTACTGCAGCTCTGGTTAAAGAGCTTCGCGAGCGCACAGGCGCTGGCATGATGGATTGTAAGAAAGCTTTGGTTGCTACCGATGGTGACATCGAGCAGGCAATCGAAGATATGCGCAAATCCGGTCTGGCTAAAGCAGCTAAGAAAGCGGGTCGCGTAGCGGCTGAAGGTACTATCGTAATCAAGCAAGACAGCGGCACCGCTGTAATGCTAGAAGTAAACTGCGAAACTGATTTCGTAGCGATGGACGCTTCTTTCAACGCAATGGCGAACGGCATTGCTGATATCGCTCTGGCGAACAAGATCACCGACATTGAAGTGCTGAAAGCTGCTCCAATGAACGACTCTGACGTTGAAACCGTACGTGCTCAGCTGGTTGCTAAAATCGGCGAGAACATGACTGTACGTCGCGTACAGATCGTTGAAGGCGACAACTTGGGTGCTTACATCCACGGTCGCAAGATCGGTGTTGTTACCGTACTGAACGGCGGCGACGCTGAACTGGCTAAAGACTTGGCAATGCACGTTGCCGCTGCTTCTCCGCAGTTCGTTAAGCCAGAAGACGTATCTGAAGAGGTTGTTGCTAAAGAGCGCGAAATCCAAGTTGAGATCGCAATGAACTCTGGCAAGCCTAAAGAGATCGCTGAAAAGATGGTTGAAGGCCGTATGCGTAAGTTCACCGGTGAAGTATCACTGACCGGTCAGCCTTTCGTTAAGGATCCTTCTAAGACCGTTGGTCAACTGCTGAAAGAAAAAGGTGCTGACGTAGTAACCTTCGTTCGTTTAGAAGTTGGTGAAGGCATCGAGAAGAACGAAGTAGATTTCGCTTCTGAAGTAGCTGCTCAATTGGCTGCTGCTAAGCAATAA
- the rseP gene encoding sigma E protease regulator RseP, producing MLEFLWNAGAFIVAIGLLITIHEFGHFYVARRCGVTVERFSIGFGKPLWRRVGADGTEYVVAMIPLGGFVKMLDGRVADLTPEQYSQAFDRKPVGQRMAIVAAGPLANFALAIVLWFGQYLLGIPSIKPVLSTPIEQSIAAKAQLPSEGIITAVGSKAVADWDSLNVALAGYIGADQLTLSVEQGGLTQQFRLDTQEWKVNPEKEALTTSLGINLWLPEILPVLAFVDESGAAHAAGIRQGDRLTHLNGQEITNWTSLVASVSSQPDQPIQFEVERDGASLQFTVVPKGTIENDKLVGKIGVAPTREAWPEQYKITQQYGVIDALVKASQQTWDFSVLTLTTFGKLFSGDLSLNNLGGPIAIAQGAGSSAGVGLVYFLGFLAVLSVNLGIINLFPLPVLDGGHLLYYFIELFSGKPVPERVQEIGFRIGSALLLLLMTFAIFNDFARL from the coding sequence ATGCTGGAGTTTTTGTGGAATGCGGGCGCCTTTATTGTCGCCATCGGACTCCTGATCACCATTCATGAATTTGGACACTTTTATGTAGCTCGCCGCTGCGGTGTTACCGTTGAACGATTTTCGATCGGCTTTGGTAAACCTCTATGGCGTCGAGTTGGTGCCGACGGAACCGAGTACGTTGTGGCGATGATCCCTTTAGGTGGTTTCGTCAAGATGCTCGATGGCCGTGTAGCCGATCTTACCCCCGAACAGTACTCTCAAGCCTTTGACCGTAAACCGGTAGGACAACGGATGGCAATTGTTGCTGCAGGGCCACTGGCTAACTTTGCTCTTGCCATTGTGCTGTGGTTTGGCCAATACCTGCTGGGGATCCCGTCAATCAAACCGGTGCTTAGCACCCCGATTGAGCAGTCGATCGCAGCCAAAGCGCAGCTGCCGAGCGAAGGCATCATCACTGCTGTTGGCAGCAAGGCGGTTGCCGACTGGGATTCACTTAATGTGGCCTTGGCTGGTTACATCGGTGCCGATCAGCTAACCCTTTCGGTTGAGCAAGGGGGTCTAACCCAACAATTTCGTCTTGATACCCAAGAGTGGAAAGTTAATCCAGAAAAGGAAGCGCTCACCACCAGCCTAGGTATTAACCTGTGGTTGCCGGAAATCTTGCCAGTGTTGGCATTTGTTGACGAAAGTGGCGCAGCTCACGCAGCGGGGATCCGTCAAGGTGATAGACTGACCCATCTTAACGGTCAAGAGATTACCAACTGGACCAGCTTAGTCGCTTCGGTATCGAGTCAACCAGACCAACCGATTCAATTTGAGGTTGAACGCGACGGTGCATCACTGCAGTTTACCGTGGTTCCTAAAGGTACCATCGAAAACGATAAACTGGTCGGTAAGATTGGTGTCGCGCCGACTCGCGAGGCATGGCCAGAACAGTACAAGATTACACAGCAATACGGCGTAATTGACGCGCTGGTGAAGGCGTCACAGCAGACTTGGGATTTCTCAGTGCTGACGCTGACTACGTTTGGAAAACTGTTTAGCGGTGATTTATCGCTGAATAATTTGGGCGGGCCTATTGCCATCGCCCAGGGGGCCGGCTCAAGTGCAGGCGTTGGACTGGTTTATTTCTTAGGCTTTTTAGCGGTGTTATCCGTCAACCTTGGAATCATTAACCTGTTCCCGCTGCCAGTGCTTGATGGTGGGCATTTACTTTATTACTTTATAGAACTTTTCTCCGGTAAGCCGGTACCTGAAAGGGTACAAGAAATTGGTTTCCGGATTGGATCGGCGCTGCTGCTGTTGTTAATGACATTTGCCATTTTCAACGACTTCGCCCGACTTTAA
- the pyrH gene encoding UMP kinase: MSTNPKPAFRRILLKLSGEALMGDEGFGIDSKVLDRMAQEIKELVELGVQVGLVIGGGNLFRGEGLAQAGMNRVVGDHMGMLATVMNGLAMRDALHRAYVNARLMSAIPLNGVCDNYQWAEAISLLKSGRVVIFSAGTGNPFFTTDSAACLRGVEIEADIVLKATKVDGVYTDDPVKNPDAVKYDKLSYNEVLDKELKVMDLSAFTLARDHSLPIKVFNMNDAGALRRVVMGEAIGTLIN; this comes from the coding sequence ATGAGCACCAATCCAAAACCAGCTTTTCGTCGCATTCTGTTGAAACTGAGTGGTGAAGCACTCATGGGCGATGAAGGCTTCGGTATCGATTCAAAAGTACTTGATCGTATGGCACAAGAGATCAAAGAACTGGTTGAGTTGGGCGTCCAAGTTGGTTTGGTGATTGGCGGTGGTAACCTGTTCCGTGGCGAAGGTTTGGCGCAAGCGGGTATGAACCGCGTGGTAGGCGACCACATGGGTATGCTAGCCACGGTAATGAACGGTTTGGCGATGCGCGATGCACTGCACCGTGCCTACGTTAACGCTCGCTTGATGTCTGCTATTCCGTTAAATGGCGTATGTGACAACTACCAGTGGGCTGAAGCGATCAGCTTACTGAAGTCTGGCCGTGTGGTTATCTTCTCTGCTGGTACTGGTAACCCATTCTTCACTACCGATTCTGCAGCCTGTCTGCGCGGCGTTGAAATTGAAGCCGATATCGTTCTAAAAGCGACCAAAGTGGACGGTGTTTACACAGACGATCCAGTGAAAAACCCAGACGCAGTTAAGTATGATAAGCTCAGCTACAACGAAGTTCTGGACAAAGAATTGAAAGTGATGGATTTGTCCGCCTTCACCTTGGCGCGCGACCACAGCCTGCCAATTAAAGTTTTTAACATGAACGACGCTGGTGCTCTGCGTCGAGTAGTGATGGGTGAAGCCATCGGTACTTTGATTAACTAA
- the frr gene encoding ribosome recycling factor, whose protein sequence is MINEIKKDAQERMAKSVEATRNQFSKIRTGRAHPSLLNGIRVSYYGAETPLNQVGNVTTEDSRTLAVTVFDRSMIQAVEKAIMSSDLGLNPSSAGTVIRIPLPPLTEERRKDLVKVVRGEAEAGRVAIRNIRRDANGDIKSLEKEKEISEDDARRGEEDVQKLTDKFVKEIEVVLQDKENELMEV, encoded by the coding sequence GTGATTAACGAGATCAAAAAAGATGCGCAAGAGCGCATGGCGAAGAGCGTTGAAGCAACTCGTAACCAATTTTCTAAAATCCGTACTGGCCGCGCTCACCCAAGCCTGTTGAATGGAATTCGTGTTTCTTACTACGGTGCAGAAACCCCATTGAATCAAGTTGGCAACGTGACTACCGAAGATTCACGCACCTTGGCGGTAACGGTATTTGACCGTTCTATGATTCAGGCGGTAGAGAAGGCGATTATGTCGTCTGATCTGGGCCTGAATCCATCATCTGCCGGTACGGTTATTCGTATCCCACTGCCACCACTGACTGAAGAGCGTCGTAAAGACCTAGTTAAAGTGGTACGTGGTGAAGCAGAAGCTGGCCGTGTTGCTATCCGTAACATCCGTCGCGATGCGAACGGCGACATCAAATCGTTGGAAAAAGAGAAAGAGATCTCTGAAGACGATGCACGTCGTGGTGAAGAAGATGTGCAGAAACTGACAGACAAGTTTGTGAAAGAGATCGAAGTTGTTCTGCAGGACAAAGAAAACGAGCTGATGGAAGTCTAA
- the bamA gene encoding outer membrane protein assembly factor BamA → MKLNKTMASMLLIGATFSGAGQAARFEPFVVEDIKVEGLQRVALGAALLNLPVNVGDQLDEVSLQRAMKSLYRSSNFEDVRAVRDDGTLIITVRERPTISSINLDGNSDIKDEQLQESLDGSGIKIGEPLDRTVLSEIETGLQDFYYSVGKYNAKVKAQLIDLPRNRVELKLTFEEGAAAEIKQINVVGNEVYPDKELIGQLELTDYVAWWDFFGERRYQKQMLEGDLETITSYYQDRGYIKFKVDSTQVSMTPDKKGLYVTINVEEGEQYNVKEVNLTGDLLGKRELLESLVPIESGTLYNAAEVTYVEEVISKFLGRFGYAYPTVKTYPEIDDETNEVSLNINIDPGKRIYVRNVNFSGNAVTKDEVLRREMRQMEGAWLSNRNIELSKSRLNRLGFFETVESTTTPVPGSDDQVDVDFTVKEQPSGSFNFGVGFGTESGLSLQFGLSQSNFMGTGNSVGLSINTTDYSKSIDVSYTDPYFTRYGVSGGVSVYWSSFDADEYYLESYKNDSYGIAFNTSWPLNEYNRLGLGFGYRHNELSEVSPYQQVLTFYNIYADLDDADSTLAFDNFELNASWNRSTLNRGQFPTDGDSQKLSGKVTIPGSDNEYFKLSFDSSYYQPINRAHSWVFLARGKLGYGNGYGTHNGHDQILPFWENFYAGGSTILRGFETNSVGPRAFYLTGNSSDCPPDSSGFGGCQIVGDPGEISVDEGSSIGGNAIATLSFELIVPTPFLDEAYSKSVRTSLFFDAGNVWDTEFDIDKYRGTAQSEFDEIDDYADWNRIRASTGLSVQWISPMGPMIFSLAKPLKEYEGDKDEVFSFNIGRTF, encoded by the coding sequence ATGAAGCTAAATAAAACCATGGCGTCGATGCTGTTGATTGGAGCTACCTTCAGTGGAGCTGGCCAGGCAGCACGTTTCGAGCCTTTTGTCGTTGAAGACATTAAAGTCGAAGGGTTACAACGAGTCGCGCTGGGTGCTGCGCTGCTTAATCTGCCAGTGAACGTTGGCGATCAACTCGATGAAGTAAGCTTGCAGCGAGCGATGAAATCACTCTATCGCTCCTCTAACTTTGAAGACGTACGTGCCGTGCGCGATGATGGCACCTTGATCATCACCGTCCGTGAGCGTCCAACCATCTCGAGTATTAACCTTGATGGCAACAGCGACATCAAAGATGAGCAGTTGCAGGAGAGCCTTGATGGATCCGGTATCAAAATCGGTGAACCTCTCGACCGTACCGTACTGTCTGAAATTGAAACCGGGCTGCAGGACTTCTATTACAGCGTTGGTAAGTATAATGCCAAAGTAAAGGCACAGCTTATCGATCTGCCGCGAAACCGAGTTGAACTTAAGCTTACCTTTGAAGAGGGAGCTGCTGCCGAGATCAAGCAGATCAACGTAGTGGGCAACGAGGTCTATCCCGATAAAGAACTGATCGGTCAGTTAGAGTTAACCGATTACGTTGCGTGGTGGGATTTCTTCGGCGAGCGTCGCTATCAGAAGCAGATGCTAGAAGGCGATTTAGAAACCATCACTTCGTACTACCAAGACCGCGGTTACATCAAGTTCAAGGTTGATTCGACTCAGGTGTCAATGACACCAGATAAGAAAGGCCTGTACGTAACCATCAACGTTGAGGAAGGCGAACAGTACAACGTTAAAGAGGTTAACCTCACCGGCGACTTGCTGGGTAAGCGAGAGCTGCTGGAAAGCTTGGTGCCTATTGAAAGCGGTACCTTGTACAACGCCGCTGAAGTTACCTACGTTGAAGAGGTAATTAGTAAGTTCCTAGGACGCTTTGGTTACGCCTACCCAACGGTGAAGACCTACCCAGAGATCGATGATGAGACCAACGAAGTGTCATTGAACATCAACATCGATCCGGGTAAACGCATTTATGTTCGCAACGTAAACTTTAGCGGCAACGCCGTAACTAAAGATGAAGTATTACGTCGTGAGATGAGGCAGATGGAAGGCGCTTGGTTAAGCAACCGCAACATTGAGCTATCCAAATCTCGATTGAATCGCTTAGGTTTCTTTGAAACGGTAGAGTCTACTACTACACCGGTGCCAGGCAGTGATGACCAAGTTGATGTGGATTTCACCGTGAAGGAACAGCCGTCAGGCTCGTTTAACTTTGGTGTTGGCTTCGGTACTGAAAGCGGCTTGAGCCTTCAGTTCGGTTTGTCTCAAAGTAACTTTATGGGTACTGGTAACAGCGTTGGTTTAAGCATCAACACCACCGATTACTCGAAGAGTATTGATGTTTCCTATACCGATCCGTACTTCACACGCTATGGTGTGAGTGGTGGGGTGAGCGTCTATTGGTCCTCGTTTGACGCAGACGAATACTACCTAGAATCCTATAAAAACGACTCCTACGGTATCGCATTCAATACCTCATGGCCGTTGAATGAATATAACCGTTTAGGCCTTGGTTTTGGCTACCGCCACAACGAATTGTCTGAGGTGTCGCCTTACCAACAGGTATTAACCTTCTACAACATTTACGCGGATTTAGATGATGCTGATTCAACCCTGGCATTTGATAACTTTGAGCTAAATGCTTCGTGGAACCGCAGCACCTTGAACCGTGGCCAGTTCCCGACTGATGGTGACAGCCAGAAGTTAAGCGGTAAAGTCACCATTCCAGGCAGTGACAACGAATACTTCAAGCTGAGCTTTGATAGCAGCTACTACCAGCCGATTAACCGAGCCCACTCTTGGGTATTCTTGGCTCGTGGTAAGTTAGGTTACGGTAACGGTTACGGCACTCACAACGGTCATGATCAAATCCTACCGTTTTGGGAAAACTTCTACGCTGGTGGTAGTACCATCTTGCGTGGCTTTGAAACCAACTCTGTTGGTCCCCGTGCATTCTACCTAACCGGTAACAGTTCCGACTGTCCACCAGATTCATCCGGCTTTGGCGGTTGTCAGATTGTCGGTGATCCAGGTGAAATTTCGGTTGATGAAGGCAGCTCGATTGGTGGTAACGCCATCGCGACTTTGAGCTTCGAGCTTATTGTCCCGACTCCGTTCTTGGATGAGGCTTACTCAAAGAGCGTTCGTACCTCCTTGTTCTTCGACGCGGGTAACGTATGGGACACTGAGTTTGATATCGATAAGTATCGCGGTACAGCTCAGTCGGAGTTTGATGAGATTGACGATTACGCCGACTGGAACCGTATTCGTGCCTCTACCGGCTTGTCAGTGCAGTGGATCTCGCCTATGGGGCCGATGATCTTCAGCTTAGCTAAGCCACTGAAAGAGTACGAAGGCGATAAAGATGAAGTCTTCTCATTCAACATCGGCCGAACGTTCTAA
- the uppS gene encoding polyprenyl diphosphate synthase, with amino-acid sequence MSESFTTPVEGIMPRHIAIIMDGNGRWAEAQGQPRVIGHRAGVKSVREVVRLCREQNVEALTLFAFSSENWSRPAREVQLLMRLFMTVLRREIKLLKKSNVRLRIIGDISGFDDKLQQRIRDAEQTTAECDGLLLNVAANYGGRWDIANAAQKMCQLVQQGELDINDVNEQTMQRFICMADQPEVDLLIRTGGEQRISNFLMWQCAYAELFFSEALWPDFADAEFTEAVDCFARRQRRFGLIGAQVTNPN; translated from the coding sequence ATGTCCGAATCTTTCACCACACCAGTTGAGGGTATTATGCCTCGTCATATCGCCATTATTATGGATGGCAATGGACGTTGGGCAGAAGCGCAGGGGCAACCTCGCGTTATTGGTCATCGCGCTGGTGTTAAATCAGTGCGCGAAGTGGTGCGTCTGTGTCGAGAGCAAAACGTTGAAGCGCTAACCCTGTTTGCGTTCTCCAGTGAGAACTGGTCTCGTCCGGCACGTGAAGTGCAGTTGTTGATGCGCCTATTTATGACGGTGTTGCGCCGTGAGATTAAATTGCTTAAAAAAAGCAATGTACGCTTGCGTATCATCGGTGATATATCCGGCTTTGATGACAAACTGCAACAGCGAATTAGAGACGCAGAACAAACAACCGCAGAGTGTGACGGCTTACTGTTGAACGTTGCTGCCAACTACGGTGGTCGTTGGGACATCGCCAACGCAGCCCAGAAAATGTGCCAGTTGGTTCAGCAGGGTGAGTTGGATATCAACGACGTTAATGAACAAACGATGCAGCGCTTTATTTGTATGGCCGACCAGCCAGAAGTGGATCTGTTGATCCGTACTGGTGGGGAACAACGGATCAGCAACTTCTTGATGTGGCAATGTGCCTATGCTGAACTGTTCTTTTCTGAAGCGTTGTGGCCAGACTTTGCAGATGCGGAATTTACTGAAGCAGTAGACTGCTTTGCTCGGCGTCAACGTCGCTTTGGCCTAATTGGGGCTCAAGTGACCAACCCAAATTAG
- a CDS encoding phosphatidate cytidylyltransferase, with the protein MLKQRVLTALLLLPIAIAAIFMLPLQGFAITIAVVMVLAAREWGAFVMPGVAPAKVSYGVTIAILLVALLLIVPADQVWVQQQLHPLYQAITIAGALWWLGALALVLSYPGSATMWQHKPMLKALFGQLTIIPCFTAMVALKAWHGQFDGAWLVLAVLLLVWGADTGAYFVGKSIGKTKLIPKVSPGKTREGLAGGMVVCAVLSLVAWKMVPNINLIEALILGMVTGLASALGDLSESMFKRAANIKDSGRLLPGHGGVLDRIDSVTAAMPVFVTLLLLFGA; encoded by the coding sequence TTGCTTAAGCAACGTGTATTGACGGCACTTTTGCTGTTACCAATCGCCATAGCGGCCATTTTTATGCTCCCGCTGCAAGGTTTTGCCATTACTATCGCAGTAGTGATGGTGCTCGCTGCACGAGAGTGGGGCGCCTTTGTTATGCCGGGCGTAGCGCCAGCCAAAGTGTCTTATGGGGTCACCATAGCTATCTTATTGGTGGCACTGCTGCTTATCGTGCCCGCTGACCAAGTGTGGGTTCAACAGCAACTTCACCCGCTCTATCAAGCGATTACTATTGCTGGCGCTTTATGGTGGCTTGGTGCGCTGGCGTTGGTACTGAGCTATCCAGGCAGTGCCACGATGTGGCAACACAAACCGATGCTTAAGGCATTGTTTGGGCAACTGACTATTATTCCATGCTTCACTGCAATGGTGGCTCTGAAAGCCTGGCACGGGCAATTCGATGGCGCTTGGTTGGTGTTAGCTGTGTTACTGCTGGTTTGGGGCGCCGATACCGGAGCTTATTTTGTTGGCAAGTCGATTGGTAAAACCAAGCTGATCCCGAAAGTTAGCCCAGGTAAAACCCGTGAAGGGTTAGCCGGCGGCATGGTGGTGTGTGCTGTGTTGAGCTTAGTCGCATGGAAAATGGTGCCAAATATAAATTTGATCGAAGCGCTTATCTTAGGAATGGTAACCGGTTTGGCGTCTGCTCTTGGGGATCTGTCTGAGAGTATGTTTAAGCGTGCTGCCAACATTAAGGACAGCGGACGCTTACTGCCTGGTCACGGTGGTGTTCTGGATCGTATTGATAGCGTGACTGCAGCGATGCCAGTGTTCGTTACCTTATTGCTGCTGTTCGGAGCCTAA
- the rpsB gene encoding 30S ribosomal protein S2: MATVSMRDMLKAGVHFGHQTRYWNPKMKPFIFGARNKVHIINLEHTVPMMNEALAFIQNIASKNGKVLFVGTKRAAGPAIKEAAQSCDQYFVDNRWLGGMLTNWKTVRQSIKRLKDLESQSQDGTFEKLTKKEALMRTREMAKLDKSLGGIKDMGGLPDVMFVIGADHEHIAIKEANNLGIPVVAIVDTNTNPDGVNYIVPGNDDAIRAIQLYTGAVAQTVRDGRNQDVVVQAEDGFVEAE; the protein is encoded by the coding sequence ATGGCTACTGTTTCCATGCGCGACATGCTTAAAGCTGGTGTACACTTCGGTCACCAGACCCGTTACTGGAACCCAAAGATGAAGCCATTCATCTTCGGCGCTCGTAACAAAGTTCATATCATCAACTTGGAGCACACTGTTCCAATGATGAACGAAGCTCTGGCTTTCATCCAGAACATCGCATCTAAGAACGGTAAAGTTCTGTTCGTTGGTACCAAGCGCGCTGCTGGTCCTGCGATCAAAGAAGCTGCTCAATCTTGTGACCAGTACTTCGTAGACAACCGTTGGTTAGGCGGCATGCTGACCAACTGGAAAACTGTTCGTCAGTCAATCAAGCGCCTGAAAGACCTGGAATCCCAGTCTCAAGACGGTACTTTTGAAAAGCTGACCAAGAAAGAAGCTCTGATGCGTACTCGCGAAATGGCTAAACTGGACAAGTCTTTGGGCGGTATCAAAGACATGGGCGGTCTGCCAGACGTAATGTTCGTAATCGGTGCTGATCACGAACACATCGCTATCAAAGAAGCTAACAACCTGGGTATCCCAGTAGTTGCTATCGTTGATACTAACACCAACCCAGATGGTGTTAACTACATCGTTCCAGGTAACGATGACGCGATCCGCGCTATCCAGCTTTACACTGGCGCAGTTGCTCAAACCGTTCGTGACGGTCGCAACCAAGACGTAGTAGTACAAGCTGAAGACGGTTTCGTAGAAGCTGAATAA
- the ispC gene encoding 1-deoxy-D-xylulose-5-phosphate reductoisomerase produces the protein MQNYAVFGATGSIGKNTLDVIRRNPELYRAYALTAHSNAEGMAELCLEFQPAVAVMVDEQAAVTLRAALAGKSATEVLAGEQALVDIAELAEVDTIMAAIVGAAGLASTMAAVRKGKRILLANKEALVVSGRLFMDEVARSGATLLPVDSEHNAIYQSLPVEVQQSLGFCDLDAAGIQHLLLTGSGGPFRTRPLEQFSCITPEQACAHPNWSMGRKISVDSATMMNKGLEYVEARWLFNASAEQIQVVIHPQSVIHSMVQYQDGSVLAQLGQPDMRTPIAHCMAYPERIPAGVEPLDFFKVGQLTFEQPDFERYPCLQLAIDACNQGQEATTVLNAANEQAVAAFLAGQIGFSDIARLNRYCLERNDLAPRQCLEGLAQLDDEARRLATEWIKRGR, from the coding sequence ATGCAAAACTACGCCGTCTTTGGAGCCACCGGTTCTATTGGTAAAAACACCCTTGATGTTATTCGCCGTAACCCTGAGCTCTACCGTGCCTACGCACTTACTGCACATAGCAATGCTGAAGGGATGGCTGAACTGTGTTTAGAGTTTCAGCCAGCGGTTGCGGTGATGGTGGACGAACAAGCGGCAGTGACGTTGCGTGCAGCGTTAGCCGGTAAGAGCGCAACCGAAGTTCTTGCAGGTGAACAAGCCCTTGTCGACATCGCAGAGTTAGCTGAAGTTGATACCATTATGGCTGCGATTGTTGGTGCCGCCGGTTTGGCTTCAACCATGGCAGCGGTGAGAAAAGGCAAACGGATCCTACTGGCAAATAAAGAGGCATTGGTGGTTTCTGGTCGTCTATTTATGGATGAAGTCGCTCGCAGTGGTGCGACGCTTCTGCCTGTAGATAGCGAGCACAATGCCATATATCAGAGTTTGCCAGTCGAAGTACAACAGAGCCTCGGCTTCTGTGATTTGGACGCTGCCGGTATTCAACACTTACTATTGACCGGCTCCGGTGGTCCGTTTAGAACTAGACCTCTTGAGCAGTTCAGTTGCATCACGCCAGAGCAAGCCTGTGCCCATCCTAACTGGAGCATGGGACGCAAGATCTCGGTCGACTCTGCCACTATGATGAATAAGGGGTTGGAGTACGTCGAGGCCCGTTGGTTATTTAATGCCAGTGCGGAACAGATTCAGGTGGTGATTCACCCTCAGAGCGTTATCCATTCGATGGTGCAATACCAAGACGGTTCGGTTTTAGCGCAGCTTGGGCAACCGGATATGCGTACTCCGATTGCACATTGTATGGCCTATCCGGAACGGATCCCTGCAGGTGTGGAACCTTTGGATTTTTTCAAGGTCGGACAATTAACCTTTGAGCAGCCAGATTTCGAGCGCTATCCCTGTTTGCAATTGGCAATTGATGCCTGTAATCAAGGCCAAGAGGCGACCACGGTACTGAATGCCGCGAACGAACAAGCAGTCGCGGCGTTCCTTGCTGGGCAGATAGGATTTAGTGACATTGCCCGCTTAAACCGTTACTGTCTGGAACGCAATGATTTAGCGCCACGTCAGTGCCTTGAAGGCTTGGCACAGCTAGATGATGAAGCGCGTCGACTTGCGACGGAATGGATCAAACGAGGACGTTAA